The following are encoded in a window of Corynebacterium argentoratense DSM 44202 genomic DNA:
- a CDS encoding gamma-glutamyltransferase family protein gives MNQPHLDLHTSPEIYTGYRAGLQDVQVPRGHGVVMTANQYATDAAARILELGGSAADAAISAQLVLGLVEPQSSGLGGGLYATVHNSTGPTVLNYAIDGREIGPLALNDPAVMLELCTGDPRGRMVSAGVPGVVSALALLHAREGVLAWHVLFEDPIRLAEEGFKVSDRLARSVAHFAEGLKSNDAAYAYLFPGGKPVAEGDVLRNPDYAQTLRELAGLESMNAVQTFYSGHLACKIALETGGHISLASLQSYGATAGETLAYEYQPGGGDGVTYRMLSPGRSAAGASTIFATLETLRGHVPSLPIDADGVHSIAEAERLAYADCDAIMGGWLWLSEQEKLFDSGYIARRRQLISDRPAGLALPGDPLGTGAAQATPHQDEHGTTHFQIVDAAGRAVAVTSSVEAAFGNFHMVGGFFLNNQLSDFTRTLTPELRQRLQDAVDAQNVQLATDIAEAHPNYPAAGRRPRSSMAPMMVLGEDKRPVAVLGSPGGGVIIQYMVKALLALFEWGLSPQQACNMGNFGAFNNGQTWFGKDTIHPASDAASLVEEMETRRAELARELEQRGHIVADYPLASGLAILQRTDDGGWMAGIDPRREGAIRVVP, from the coding sequence ATGAATCAGCCCCACCTTGACCTACACACCAGCCCCGAGATTTACACCGGCTACCGGGCAGGTTTGCAGGATGTCCAGGTGCCCCGGGGCCATGGCGTGGTGATGACGGCGAATCAGTACGCCACCGACGCCGCTGCCCGCATCCTGGAGCTGGGTGGCTCTGCGGCCGATGCTGCGATCAGCGCGCAGCTGGTGCTTGGTCTGGTGGAGCCGCAGTCCTCCGGCTTGGGTGGCGGGTTGTACGCCACCGTCCACAATTCCACTGGCCCAACGGTGTTGAATTATGCGATCGATGGTCGCGAGATCGGCCCGCTCGCCCTCAATGACCCCGCCGTCATGCTGGAGTTGTGTACTGGCGATCCGCGCGGCCGCATGGTGTCCGCCGGCGTACCCGGGGTGGTCTCGGCGTTGGCACTTCTCCATGCGCGCGAGGGTGTGCTGGCCTGGCACGTCCTGTTCGAGGATCCAATCCGCTTGGCGGAGGAGGGCTTCAAGGTCAGCGATCGCCTCGCCCGCTCGGTCGCGCACTTCGCCGAAGGGCTCAAAAGTAATGACGCCGCGTACGCCTATTTGTTTCCAGGTGGGAAGCCGGTTGCGGAGGGGGATGTGCTGCGCAATCCGGACTATGCTCAGACCTTGCGTGAGCTCGCTGGGCTGGAATCGATGAATGCGGTTCAGACGTTCTATAGCGGACACCTGGCGTGCAAGATCGCCCTTGAGACCGGCGGGCACATTAGCTTGGCCTCCCTGCAAAGCTATGGCGCAACAGCGGGCGAGACACTGGCGTACGAATATCAACCGGGAGGCGGGGACGGTGTGACTTACCGGATGTTATCCCCGGGGCGTTCTGCCGCGGGTGCGTCAACAATTTTTGCGACGCTTGAAACTCTACGTGGGCATGTTCCTTCGCTGCCGATTGACGCGGACGGGGTGCACTCCATCGCCGAGGCCGAGCGCCTGGCTTACGCAGACTGTGACGCCATCATGGGGGGCTGGCTGTGGTTATCCGAGCAGGAGAAACTGTTCGACAGTGGCTACATCGCGCGCCGCCGCCAGCTTATTTCGGATCGTCCCGCCGGACTCGCACTCCCGGGCGACCCGCTGGGCACGGGGGCTGCGCAGGCCACGCCACACCAGGACGAGCACGGAACGACACACTTTCAGATTGTTGACGCCGCGGGCCGCGCCGTCGCAGTGACCTCCAGCGTGGAGGCGGCGTTCGGAAACTTCCATATGGTGGGCGGATTCTTCCTTAACAATCAGCTCAGCGACTTCACTCGTACGCTCACCCCGGAGTTGCGCCAACGCTTGCAGGACGCTGTAGATGCGCAGAACGTGCAGCTGGCCACCGACATCGCCGAGGCCCACCCCAACTATCCGGCGGCGGGGCGTCGCCCGCGCTCCTCGATGGCGCCAATGATGGTTCTCGGGGAGGACAAACGCCCCGTCGCTGTCCTCGGCTCGCCAGGTGGGGGAGTGATCATTCAATACATGGTCAAGGCACTGCTAGCGCTATTCGAGTGGGGTTTAAGCCCCCAGCAGGCCTGCAACATGGGCAACTTTGGTGCGTTCAACAACGGCCAGACATGGTTCGGGAAAGACACGATCCACCCTGCGTCAGACGCGGCGTCATTGGTGGAGGAGATGGAGACGCGCCGGGCGGAGCTGGCCCGCGAACTCGAGCAGCGCGGGCACATTGTTGCCGACTATCCACTGGCCAGTGGCCTGGCGATTCTGCAACGCACCGACGACGGCGGATGGATGGCAGGTATAGACCCGCGCAGGGAAGGCGCGATCAGGGTAGTGCCCTAG
- a CDS encoding type II toxin-antitoxin system death-on-curing family toxin: MHSADEQFLISLKEVEQLHDSALARDGGMPGLADRPGLLSALGGAFQTFGGHELYPTIQDKAAKVSFEIIKQHPFNDGNKRTAAALPLVVPRRNGVYVLLGRDYLYKTVLDLAADDIEYADLIRPLRGCVRAQK, translated from the coding sequence ATGCATAGTGCGGATGAACAATTTCTGATCAGTCTTAAAGAAGTTGAACAGCTGCATGACAGCGCTCTTGCTCGAGACGGGGGAATGCCAGGCCTAGCTGATAGGCCTGGATTACTAAGCGCGCTTGGGGGCGCGTTCCAAACGTTTGGTGGGCACGAGCTGTACCCGACGATTCAGGATAAAGCAGCCAAAGTTAGCTTCGAGATTATTAAGCAACATCCGTTCAATGACGGGAACAAGCGAACAGCAGCAGCGCTACCGCTCGTGGTTCCGCGCCGAAACGGTGTCTATGTGCTTCTAGGACGAGATTATTTGTACAAGACAGTTCTAGACCTAGCCGCTGATGACATCGAATATGCGGATTTGATTCGGCCCCTCAGGGGCTGTGTTCGTGCACAGAAATAG
- the rpsL gene encoding 30S ribosomal protein S12, whose translation MPTIQQLVRKGRHDKTAKVKTAALKGSPQRRGVCTRVYTTTPKKPNSALRKVARVRLSSGIEVSAYIPGEGHNLQEHSMVLVRGGRVKDLPGVRYKIIRGTLDTQGVKDRKQARSRYGAKKEK comes from the coding sequence TTGCCTACTATTCAGCAGCTGGTCCGCAAGGGCCGCCACGATAAGACTGCCAAGGTGAAGACCGCAGCTCTGAAGGGTTCCCCTCAGCGCCGTGGCGTGTGCACCCGCGTGTACACCACCACCCCCAAGAAGCCGAACTCCGCGCTGCGTAAGGTCGCCCGTGTGCGCCTTTCCTCCGGCATCGAGGTTTCTGCATACATCCCCGGTGAGGGCCACAACCTCCAGGAGCACTCCATGGTGCTCGTTCGCGGCGGTCGTGTGAAGGACCTTCCCGGTGTTCGCTACAAGATCATCCGCGGCACCCTCGATACCCAAGGTGTCAAGGATCGCAAGCAGGCTCGTTCCCGCTACGGCGCAAAGAAGGAGAAGTAA
- the rpsG gene encoding 30S ribosomal protein S7 — protein MRKGAAPKRPVVKDPVYGSEVVSQLVNKVLLDGKKSTAERIVYNALEICREKTGTDPVGTLEKALGNIKPDLEVRSRRVGGATYQVPVEVRPGRANTLALRWLVTFTRQRRENTMTERLANEILDAANGLGASVKRREDTHKMAEANRAFAHYRW, from the coding sequence ATGCGTAAAGGTGCAGCTCCCAAGCGTCCCGTAGTCAAGGATCCGGTTTACGGTTCCGAGGTTGTCAGCCAGCTGGTGAACAAGGTTCTCCTGGACGGCAAGAAGTCCACCGCAGAGCGCATTGTGTACAACGCGCTGGAAATCTGCCGCGAGAAGACCGGCACCGATCCGGTCGGAACCCTGGAGAAGGCCCTGGGTAACATCAAGCCCGACCTTGAGGTTCGTTCCCGTCGTGTCGGTGGCGCTACCTACCAGGTGCCCGTCGAGGTTCGCCCCGGCCGTGCAAACACCCTTGCTCTCCGTTGGCTCGTGACCTTTACCCGCCAGCGTCGTGAGAACACCATGACCGAGCGTCTCGCCAACGAGATTCTTGATGCAGCAAACGGTCTCGGTGCTTCCGTCAAGCGTCGCGAAGACACCCACAAGATGGCTGAGGCCAACCGCGCCTTCGCTCACTACCGCTGGTAG
- the fusA gene encoding elongation factor G: protein MAQEVLKDLNKVRNIGIMAHIDAGKTTATERILFYTGINRKVGETHDGASTTDWMEQEKERGITITSAAVTCFWNGNQINIIDTPGHVDFTVEVERSLRVLDGAVAVFDGKEGVEPQSEQVWRQAAKYDVPRICFVNKMDKMGADFYFTVQTIIDRLGAKPLVMQLPIGAEDDFDGVVDLIQMKAITWRGKVEVGAEATIEEIPADLADKAAEYREKLLETVAESDEELMEKYFGGEELTEEEIKTAVRKMTVASEIYPVLCGSAYKNKGIQPLLDAVIDYLPSPLDIGEVHGHKVGDEAVDMVRKPSVDEPFSALAFKIAAHPFFGKLTFVRVYSGIVEPGAQVANSTKGKKERIGKLFQMHANKENPVDEARAGNIYACIGLKDTTTGDTLCDIANPIILESMDFPDPVIEVAIEPKTKADQEKLSVAIQKLAEEDPTFTVKLDDETGQTVIGGMGELHLDVLVDRMKREFKVEANVGAPQVAYRETIKKPVEKLEYTHKKQTGGSGQFAKVIIALEPYAPEAETLEEGESAIYKFENAVTGGRIPKEYIPSVDAGIQDAMQYGYLAGFPLVNIKATVLDGAYHEVDSSEMAFKLAGSMALKEAVAKAKPTLLEPVMAVEITTPEEYMGEVIGDVNSRRGQVQAMEDRAGAKLVKAKVPLSQMFGYVGDLRSKTQGRANYSMIFDSYAEVPTNVAADIIAERNGTTA, encoded by the coding sequence GTGGCACAAGAAGTGCTTAAGGACCTCAATAAGGTCCGCAACATCGGCATCATGGCACACATCGATGCTGGTAAGACCACTGCAACAGAGCGTATTCTGTTCTACACCGGTATCAACCGCAAGGTTGGCGAAACCCACGACGGTGCTTCGACCACCGACTGGATGGAGCAGGAAAAAGAGCGCGGTATCACCATTACCTCCGCTGCTGTGACCTGTTTCTGGAACGGCAACCAGATCAACATCATCGACACCCCCGGCCACGTCGACTTCACCGTTGAGGTTGAGCGCTCCCTGCGCGTCCTCGACGGCGCCGTCGCAGTGTTCGACGGTAAAGAAGGCGTTGAGCCCCAGTCCGAGCAGGTCTGGCGCCAGGCTGCCAAGTACGACGTCCCCCGCATCTGCTTCGTCAACAAGATGGACAAGATGGGCGCGGACTTCTACTTCACCGTCCAGACCATTATCGACCGCCTCGGTGCAAAGCCGTTGGTCATGCAGCTGCCCATCGGCGCTGAAGATGACTTCGACGGTGTCGTTGACCTCATCCAGATGAAGGCCATCACCTGGCGCGGCAAGGTCGAGGTTGGTGCTGAAGCCACCATCGAAGAGATCCCCGCTGATCTCGCCGACAAGGCTGCAGAATACCGCGAGAAGCTCCTCGAAACCGTCGCAGAGTCCGACGAAGAGCTTATGGAGAAGTACTTCGGTGGCGAAGAGCTCACCGAAGAGGAAATCAAGACCGCCGTCCGCAAGATGACCGTCGCCTCCGAAATCTACCCCGTGCTCTGTGGCTCCGCATACAAGAACAAGGGCATCCAGCCCCTGCTCGACGCAGTCATCGACTACCTGCCCTCGCCGCTGGACATCGGCGAGGTTCACGGCCATAAGGTCGGCGACGAAGCTGTCGATATGGTGCGCAAGCCCTCCGTCGACGAGCCCTTCTCCGCTCTGGCGTTCAAGATCGCAGCTCACCCGTTCTTCGGCAAGCTGACCTTCGTGCGCGTCTACTCCGGCATCGTTGAGCCGGGCGCCCAGGTGGCTAACTCCACCAAGGGTAAGAAGGAGCGCATCGGCAAGCTGTTCCAGATGCACGCCAACAAGGAGAACCCTGTTGACGAAGCACGCGCAGGTAACATCTACGCATGCATCGGCCTCAAGGACACCACCACTGGTGACACCCTCTGTGACATCGCTAACCCGATCATCCTGGAGTCCATGGACTTCCCGGATCCGGTTATCGAGGTTGCCATCGAGCCCAAGACCAAGGCTGACCAGGAGAAGCTCTCCGTAGCTATCCAGAAGCTCGCCGAAGAGGACCCCACCTTCACTGTCAAGCTTGACGATGAGACCGGTCAGACCGTCATCGGCGGCATGGGTGAGCTCCACCTTGACGTCCTTGTTGACCGCATGAAGCGCGAATTCAAGGTTGAGGCAAACGTTGGTGCACCGCAGGTTGCATACCGCGAGACCATCAAGAAGCCCGTCGAGAAGCTCGAATACACCCACAAGAAGCAGACCGGTGGTTCCGGTCAGTTCGCGAAGGTCATCATCGCCCTCGAGCCTTACGCTCCCGAGGCAGAGACCCTCGAAGAAGGCGAATCCGCCATCTACAAGTTCGAAAACGCCGTCACCGGTGGCCGTATCCCCAAGGAATACATCCCCTCCGTCGACGCCGGTATCCAGGACGCAATGCAGTACGGCTACCTCGCTGGCTTCCCGCTGGTCAACATCAAGGCAACCGTCCTCGACGGTGCTTACCACGAAGTTGACTCCTCCGAAATGGCCTTCAAGCTCGCTGGCTCCATGGCCCTGAAGGAAGCCGTCGCAAAGGCAAAGCCCACCCTGCTTGAGCCCGTGATGGCCGTCGAAATCACCACCCCTGAGGAATACATGGGTGAAGTGATCGGTGACGTCAACTCCCGCCGTGGCCAGGTCCAGGCAATGGAAGACCGTGCCGGCGCCAAGCTGGTCAAGGCAAAGGTTCCGCTGTCCCAGATGTTCGGTTACGTCGGCGACCTGCGCTCCAAGACGCAGGGCCGCGCTAACTACTCCATGATCTTCGACTCCTACGCTGAGGTTCCCACCAACGTAGCAGCCGATATCATTGCTGAGCGCAACGGCACCACCGCCTAA
- a CDS encoding ABC transporter substrate-binding protein, protein MHFFKRRRTVAASALVALAGSVVACSSNDAAPAGSPATSSGEQVAATIGLTYIPNVQFAPAYVADADGALGDGVSLRHHGQNEGLFTALLSGREQFVIAGADEAATAASDELLVVSPYYETFPVTVSVKADSDIHSMADLKGKKVGIAGHYGEGWYGLLVGLHNAGLTPEDIDVQEVGYTQQAALAGDKVDAVVGFINNDAVQMELRGMNVHNLDVNADDSLRSASVITTKKFASEHPETVKQVVAGFYSAYAKLKADPSVGVEAAQKLIPELSEPEQLKAAEATMDATAKLLPGPDTCGELTEESARKMVEALKDVGIEGIQVDGSDLYSTQYCP, encoded by the coding sequence ATGCACTTTTTCAAGAGACGCCGCACTGTTGCGGCAAGCGCACTCGTTGCCCTGGCTGGTTCTGTTGTTGCTTGCAGCAGTAATGACGCCGCGCCTGCCGGATCCCCCGCGACGTCATCAGGTGAGCAGGTGGCTGCCACTATCGGTTTGACGTACATCCCGAATGTCCAGTTCGCGCCGGCTTATGTGGCGGACGCCGATGGGGCTTTGGGTGATGGGGTGTCGCTGAGGCACCACGGGCAAAATGAGGGGCTGTTTACGGCGCTGTTGTCTGGCCGGGAGCAGTTCGTTATCGCAGGTGCGGATGAAGCTGCGACGGCCGCCAGCGATGAGTTGTTGGTGGTCTCCCCCTACTACGAGACGTTTCCGGTGACGGTGTCTGTGAAGGCGGATTCGGATATTCATTCGATGGCTGACCTGAAGGGCAAGAAGGTTGGCATTGCCGGCCATTACGGTGAGGGCTGGTACGGCCTTCTGGTGGGCCTGCACAATGCAGGCCTGACGCCTGAGGATATCGATGTGCAGGAAGTTGGGTACACACAGCAGGCTGCGCTCGCCGGCGACAAGGTAGATGCGGTAGTCGGCTTTATCAATAATGACGCCGTGCAGATGGAGCTGCGCGGTATGAATGTGCACAATCTGGATGTCAATGCTGATGATTCTTTGCGTAGCGCCAGTGTGATCACCACTAAGAAGTTTGCTTCTGAACACCCGGAGACAGTCAAGCAGGTCGTCGCTGGTTTCTATAGTGCGTATGCGAAGTTGAAGGCTGATCCTTCTGTCGGCGTTGAGGCTGCACAGAAATTGATTCCGGAATTGAGTGAACCGGAGCAGTTGAAGGCGGCTGAGGCGACGATGGATGCGACTGCGAAGCTTCTTCCTGGGCCTGATACTTGTGGTGAGTTGACTGAAGAGTCTGCGCGCAAGATGGTTGAGGCTTTGAAGGATGTTGGTATTGAGGGTATTCAGGTTGATGGTAGTGACTTGTACAGCACCCAATACTGCCCTTAA
- a CDS encoding ABC transporter permease, whose protein sequence is MLSTGINQVSRRNDPARAFAVVGGVTVLLVAWFLTAAALHNPALLPSPVSVAARLVRDSHNPLFWHAFGSTVTEASLGCLLGVVAALPLAYVIYKSWVLDAAFGPIIAVSQAIPSVAVAPLLVIWIGYGTFAIAVLCSLIVFFPILVTAVLGLKSLPRDVIEAARLDGAHGVSLLRHIEAPLALPALLAGLRTGVTLSVIGAVVGEFVMGGSGLGSRLSLQSAAADMTGLFATVTVLCLMAALAFQTIALVERTNPIMRALAQGK, encoded by the coding sequence ATGCTAAGCACCGGCATCAACCAGGTTTCCCGCAGGAATGATCCCGCTCGCGCCTTCGCGGTGGTCGGCGGCGTCACTGTCTTGCTCGTCGCCTGGTTTCTCACAGCCGCAGCTTTGCATAATCCAGCGTTACTGCCCTCCCCCGTATCAGTAGCCGCGCGGCTTGTTCGAGATAGTCATAATCCTCTGTTTTGGCACGCGTTTGGCAGCACTGTTACTGAAGCATCCTTGGGGTGTTTGCTGGGGGTTGTTGCGGCTCTTCCTTTGGCATATGTGATCTACAAATCATGGGTTCTCGACGCAGCATTCGGCCCTATTATTGCCGTTTCGCAAGCGATTCCCTCCGTGGCTGTTGCACCGTTGCTTGTCATTTGGATTGGCTATGGCACCTTCGCCATCGCCGTTCTGTGTTCCCTCATTGTCTTTTTCCCCATTTTGGTCACTGCGGTGCTGGGCTTGAAGTCTTTGCCCCGCGACGTCATCGAGGCTGCCCGGCTTGATGGCGCCCACGGCGTGAGTTTGCTGCGGCATATCGAGGCCCCTTTGGCGCTGCCTGCTTTGCTGGCTGGTTTGCGCACAGGGGTGACGTTGTCTGTTATCGGCGCTGTGGTGGGTGAGTTTGTGATGGGTGGTTCCGGCCTGGGTTCCCGGCTGTCTTTGCAGTCGGCGGCGGCTGATATGACGGGTTTGTTTGCGACGGTCACGGTGTTGTGCCTCATGGCTGCACTTGCTTTTCAAACAATCGCACTCGTCGAGCGCACTAACCCGATCATGCGTGCGCTCGCCCAAGGAAAGTAG
- the tuf gene encoding elongation factor Tu produces MAKAKFERTKPHVNIGTIGHVDHGKTTLTAAITKVLADEYPELNQAFAFDAIDKAPEEKERGITINISHVEYQTEKRHYAHVDAPGHADYIKNMITGAAQMDGAILVVAATDGPMPQTREHVLLARQVGVPYILVALNKCDSPDVDDEMIELVEMEVREMLAEQEYDEDAPIIQVSALKALEGDPEWTAKIVELMKACDEKIPDPERETDKPFLMPIEDIFTITGRGTVVTGRVERGKLNVNDEVEILGIREKSTKTTVTGIEMFRKLLDYTEAGDNCGLLLRGIKREDVERGQIVAAPGAYTPHTEFEGSVYILSKDEGGRHTPFFDNYRPQFYFRTTDVTGVVKLPEGTEMVMPGDNVDMSVTLIQPVAMDEGLRFAIREGGRTVGAGRVTKIIK; encoded by the coding sequence GTGGCAAAGGCGAAGTTCGAGCGTACAAAGCCGCACGTCAACATCGGTACCATTGGTCACGTCGACCACGGTAAGACCACCCTGACCGCAGCCATCACCAAGGTTCTGGCTGACGAGTACCCGGAGCTGAACCAGGCTTTCGCTTTCGACGCTATTGACAAGGCGCCGGAAGAAAAGGAGCGTGGTATCACGATTAACATCTCCCACGTCGAGTACCAGACCGAGAAGCGCCACTACGCTCACGTGGACGCCCCCGGCCACGCTGACTACATCAAGAACATGATCACCGGTGCTGCTCAGATGGACGGCGCAATCCTCGTGGTTGCCGCTACCGACGGCCCGATGCCTCAGACCCGTGAGCACGTTCTTCTTGCTCGCCAGGTTGGCGTTCCCTACATCCTCGTTGCTCTGAACAAGTGTGACTCCCCGGATGTTGACGACGAGATGATCGAGCTCGTCGAGATGGAAGTTCGCGAAATGCTTGCTGAGCAGGAGTACGACGAGGACGCTCCCATCATTCAGGTTTCCGCACTGAAGGCTCTCGAGGGTGACCCCGAGTGGACCGCTAAGATCGTTGAGCTCATGAAGGCTTGCGACGAGAAGATTCCGGATCCGGAGCGCGAGACCGACAAGCCCTTCCTCATGCCCATCGAGGACATCTTCACCATTACCGGTCGCGGCACCGTCGTTACCGGTCGTGTTGAGCGCGGCAAGTTGAACGTCAACGACGAGGTCGAGATTCTCGGTATCCGCGAGAAGTCCACCAAGACCACCGTTACCGGTATCGAGATGTTCCGCAAGCTCCTCGACTACACCGAGGCTGGCGACAACTGTGGTCTGCTGCTCCGTGGTATCAAGCGTGAGGACGTCGAGCGCGGCCAGATCGTTGCTGCTCCCGGCGCTTACACCCCTCACACCGAGTTCGAGGGCTCCGTCTACATCCTTTCCAAGGATGAGGGCGGCCGCCACACCCCGTTCTTCGACAACTACCGTCCTCAGTTCTACTTCCGCACCACCGACGTTACCGGTGTTGTGAAGCTTCCTGAGGGCACCGAGATGGTCATGCCTGGCGACAACGTCGACATGTCCGTCACCCTGATCCAGCCGGTCGCTATGGACGAGGGCCTCCGCTTCGCTATCCGCGAAGGTGGCCGCACCGTCGGCGCTGGCCGCGTCACCAAGATCATCAAGTAA
- a CDS encoding amidohydrolase family protein has translation MPGYIDIHHHGGGRVAYDDGPEAAAATSHLARAIGVDDNFGTLAAGYPGDVIVLDPETLLPKGIFFV, from the coding sequence GTGCCTGGCTATATCGATATTCACCATCATGGCGGTGGTCGGGTCGCTTATGACGATGGCCCTGAGGCAGCTGCGGCTACCTCGCATCTGGCCCGGGCTATCGGTGTGGATGATAACTTCGGCACGCTGGCAGCAGGCTACCCCGGCGATGTGATCGTTCTCGACCCTGAAACGCTGCTTCCGAAGGGTATCTTCTTCGTTTAG
- a CDS encoding sugar isomerase domain-containing protein has product MALECVEHRRHQNFVAALLEGAGGRIFAFGASHSSLPVQDIVYRAGGLMLINPLYGPGIEALITRPSTLGSQMEQMPGCGEVLFNNSPLKEGDVLIDVSVSGHNAVPVELARAARENGVFVVGLTSHKYTDAVTSRVPDGTKLKDHADIGIDNRVDAGDVVLSLDGVPQKFTPASGVTSIAILHSLPAGIIEKLLEKGLSAPVFLAANLDGGAEWNAKYLAENADRIFYLN; this is encoded by the coding sequence GTGGCGTTAGAGTGCGTTGAGCATAGGCGCCACCAAAACTTCGTAGCCGCGTTGCTGGAGGGCGCTGGCGGACGAATCTTCGCTTTCGGAGCTTCCCACTCGTCATTGCCGGTTCAGGACATCGTCTACCGTGCCGGTGGCCTGATGCTCATCAACCCCCTCTACGGTCCCGGTATCGAAGCACTCATCACTCGCCCCAGCACCCTCGGCTCTCAGATGGAGCAGATGCCTGGCTGCGGCGAGGTGCTGTTCAACAACTCGCCCCTCAAGGAAGGTGACGTTCTGATTGACGTCTCCGTCTCCGGCCACAATGCGGTTCCGGTTGAGTTGGCTCGTGCAGCCCGCGAGAACGGTGTCTTCGTGGTGGGCCTGACTTCCCACAAGTACACAGACGCCGTGACCTCTCGCGTTCCGGACGGGACCAAGCTGAAGGACCACGCTGACATCGGCATCGATAACCGTGTGGACGCCGGTGACGTAGTTCTAAGCCTTGATGGTGTTCCGCAGAAGTTCACTCCCGCATCCGGTGTGACCTCCATTGCGATCCTGCATTCCCTGCCTGCGGGCATCATCGAGAAGCTGCTCGAAAAGGGCTTATCCGCACCCGTGTTCCTCGCCGCCAACCTTGATGGTGGCGCAGAATGGAACGCAAAGTACCTGGCAGAAAATGCTGATCGCATTTTCTACTTGAACTAA
- the rpsJ gene encoding 30S ribosomal protein S10 — translation MAGQKIRIRLKAYDHEAIDASARKIVETVTRTGARVVGPVPLPTEKNVYAVIRSPHKYKDSREHFEMRTHKRLIDILDPTPKTVDALMRIDLPASVDVNIQ, via the coding sequence GTGGCGGGACAAAAAATCCGCATTAGGCTCAAGGCCTACGACCACGAAGCGATCGACGCCTCTGCGCGTAAGATCGTCGAAACCGTCACCCGCACGGGTGCACGCGTCGTTGGCCCGGTGCCGCTGCCGACCGAGAAGAACGTTTACGCCGTTATTCGTTCTCCGCACAAGTACAAGGACTCTCGCGAGCACTTCGAGATGCGCACTCACAAGCGCCTGATCGATATCCTCGACCCGACGCCCAAGACTGTCGACGCTCTTATGCGCATCGACCTTCCGGCCAGCGTCGACGTGAATATTCAGTGA
- the rplC gene encoding 50S ribosomal protein L3, whose protein sequence is MSETEIKGILGTKLGMTQIFDEDNRVIPVTVVGAGPCVVTQIRTIDNDGYNAIQIAYGEIDPRKVKKPQAGHFNKAGVTPRRHVTEIRMDDVSGYEVGQDITVDIFEGVTFVDVTGTSKGKGYAGAMKRHGFAGQGASHGNQAAHRRVGGIGACATPGRVFKGTRMAGRMGNERVTTQNLKVQKVDADANLLLIKGAIPGVRGGVVTVKTAVKGGAHA, encoded by the coding sequence ATGAGTGAAACTGAGATCAAGGGAATTCTGGGCACCAAGCTCGGCATGACCCAGATCTTCGACGAGGACAACCGGGTTATCCCCGTCACCGTCGTCGGAGCTGGTCCGTGCGTAGTCACCCAGATTCGAACCATTGACAACGATGGCTACAACGCCATCCAAATCGCCTACGGCGAAATTGACCCCCGTAAGGTCAAGAAGCCTCAGGCAGGCCACTTCAACAAGGCTGGCGTTACCCCCCGCCGCCACGTTACCGAGATTCGCATGGACGACGTCTCCGGCTACGAGGTTGGACAGGACATCACCGTCGACATCTTCGAAGGCGTAACCTTCGTCGACGTCACCGGTACCTCCAAGGGTAAGGGCTACGCTGGCGCCATGAAACGCCACGGCTTCGCAGGCCAGGGCGCATCCCACGGTAACCAGGCCGCACACCGCCGCGTCGGTGGCATCGGCGCCTGCGCTACCCCGGGTCGTGTCTTCAAGGGCACCCGCATGGCAGGCCGCATGGGTAATGAGCGCGTCACCACCCAGAACCTCAAGGTTCAGAAGGTTGACGCCGACGCTAACCTGCTGCTCATCAAGGGTGCAATCCCCGGTGTACGCGGCGGCGTCGTAACCGTCAAGACCGCAGTGAAGGGCGGTGCACACGCATGA